The DNA sequence CAAGAACAGGCACAAGAAGTAATAGCACCCCTATCATATATTCGCATTCTACAGTTAGGAGGAAGCCTCAGCCTATTGAGAGGAAACTCAAGTGCACACTTGAAGAATTGTTGCGTGGATGTGAGAAGAAAATCAAGATTACAAGAGATGTCATCTCCGGATCAGGGTAAAATCACACACTCAAACTTACATTTATCTACATTACATCAATATGCCTAGCAGAATTCAAACTTCATCATTCTTCTGCACaagtaatttttagaaaaattaataattttgataGGAATTGAATAAATTATTTGACTAACAGGCGAATCATGCAACAAGAGGAGATACTTAAGATTAAAGTAAAGCCAGGATGGAAAAAAGGAACGAAGATCACATTCGAAGGGAAGGGAGACGAGAAACCAGGCACACTTCCAGCTGATATAATCTTCATCATTGATGAAAAAAGGCATCCTGTATTTAAACGCGAAGGCGATGACTTAGAGCTCGGAGTTGAGGTACCTTTAGTTGAAGCTCTTACAGGCTGCACCATAAGTGTCCCTATCTTAGGAGGTGAAAACATAAGCATGTCTTTTGATGAAATCTTGTACCCTGGTTATGAGAAAATCATTCCAGGCAGAGGCATGCCTAAATCCAAAGAACGGGGCATGAGAGGCAATCTTCGTCTCAAATTTCTTGTTGAGTTTCCAACAGATTTAAGCGACGAACAACGGTCTCAAGTTTTAAGTGTTCTCAATGAATGTAATTATAGCTAGTCATCAACAAAGTTACGACTTTTTCTTGTTCATCAGTCAAGAAACATGCTTTATCACACTTGTGTGAAAACTGCTGGCTTGCTATACATGACCATAATGAATAAATTACCTAAAAACAAAGCCTTAACAGAAATTACAAGTAAAAAATGCCTCTTTTAATCGAGGATCGATAACAAAACTTTGGATATTTTTCACTATTGGCCCCTTCAAAATTTCAAGCcccaaataaaattaataaaatattatgcACAACAGTAATAATATAAATTAGACCCGACAATTTGTTCATATCGTGTACTCTCGTGTTTGATGTATTTAAATGTTAAATATAAAATCGACAATGTTTAgatttcgtgttcgtgtacttcATTTCGTGTTATAttgaatattattatatataaaatataaataaattaattaaaaataaaatattttaaggtAAAA is a window from the Apium graveolens cultivar Ventura chromosome 1, ASM990537v1, whole genome shotgun sequence genome containing:
- the LOC141720512 gene encoding uncharacterized protein LOC141720512 isoform X1 — encoded protein: MDDEDLPSTPNSIHYETLGIPEDASLNDICRAYKSLVMKWHPDKHSLDKLQAHDNFFKITEAYRVLSNKKREESAIPIINFNELKTPEPSKTTKSRKGAPRSDREDFISSPILSPRKGRRNSAASMEDIYSSLSKGTNAINICTPSSVTNPGTPGSTTGDHPSLSRTGTRSNSTPIIYSHSTVRRKPQPIERKLKCTLEELLRGCEKKIKITRDVISGSGRIMQQEEILKIKVKPGWKKGTKITFEGKGDEKPGTLPADIIFIIDEKRHPVFKREGDDLELGVEVPLVEALTGCTISVPILGGENISMSFDEILYPGYEKIIPGRGMPKSKERGMRGNLRLKFLVEFPTDLSDEQRSQVLSVLNECNYS
- the LOC141720512 gene encoding protein psi1-like isoform X2, with the protein product MTISLRSRKPTGYVLSNKKREESAIPIINFNELKTPEPSKTTKSRKGAPRSDREDFISSPILSPRKGRRNSAASMEDIYSSLSKGTNAINICTPSSVTNPGTPGSTTGDHPSLSRTGTRSNSTPIIYSHSTVRRKPQPIERKLKCTLEELLRGCEKKIKITRDVISGSGRIMQQEEILKIKVKPGWKKGTKITFEGKGDEKPGTLPADIIFIIDEKRHPVFKREGDDLELGVEVPLVEALTGCTISVPILGGENISMSFDEILYPGYEKIIPGRGMPKSKERGMRGNLRLKFLVEFPTDLSDEQRSQVLSVLNECNYS